A single Macaca mulatta isolate MMU2019108-1 chromosome 11, T2T-MMU8v2.0, whole genome shotgun sequence DNA region contains:
- the HDAC7 gene encoding histone deacetylase 7 isoform X10 has product MGGREEEERREGNPLRNFFKKRKLSKSAPPPHPFSFNRNRLDPSVPLSRHDGTQVSPGAHYRSPTGTGYFPRHFRRDTDLFIDSMFVECLSCGCPRPCADTPGPQPQPMDLRVGQRPPVEPPPEPTLLALQRPQRLHHHLFLAGLQQQRSVEPMRLSMDTPMPELQVGPQEQELRQLLHKDKSKRSAVASSVVKQKLAEVILKKQQAALERTVHSNSPGIPYRTLEPLETEGAARSMLSSFLPPVPSLPSDPPEHFPLRKTVSEPNLKLRYKPKKSLERRKNPLLRKESAPPSLRRRPAETLGDSSPSSSSTPASGCSSPNDSEHGPNPILGSEADSDRRTHPTLGPRGPILGSPHTPLFLPHGLEPEAGGTLPSRLQPILLLDPSGSHAPLLTGLHWPLSRTRSEPLPPSATAPPPPGPMQPRLEQLKTHVQVIKRSAKPSEKPRLRQIPSAEDLETDGGGPGQVVDDGLEHRELSHGQPEARGPAPLQQHPQVLLWEQQRLAGRLPRGSTGDTVLLPLAQGGHRPLSRAQSSPAAPASLSAPEPASQARVLSSSETPARTLPFTTGLIYDSVMLKHQCSCGDNSRHPEHAGRIQSIWSRLQERGLRSQCECLRGRKASLEELQSVHSERHVLLYGTNPLSRLKLDNGKLAGLLAQRMFVMLPCGGVGVDTDTIWNELHSSNAARWAAGSVTDLAFKVASRELKNGFAVVRPPGHHADHSTAMGFCFFNSVAIACRQLQQQSKASKILIVDWDVHHGNGTQQTFYQDPSVLYISLHRHDDGNFFPGSGAVDEVGAGSGEGFNVNVAWTGGLDPPMGDPEYLAAFRTVVMPIAREFSPDLVLVSAGFDAAEGHPAPLGGYHVSAKCFGYMTQQLMNLAGGAVVLALEGGHDLTAICDASEACVAALLGNKVDPLSEEGWKQKPNLNAIRSLEAVIRVHSKYWGCMQRLASCPDSWVPRVPGADKEEVEAVTALASLSVGILAEDRPSEQLVEEEEPMNL; this is encoded by the exons ATGGGACCCAGGTGAGCCCGGGTGCCCACTATCGCAGCCCCACTGGCACAG GGTACTTTCCTCGACATTTTAGGAGAGACACCGATTTATTCATTGATTCTATGTTTGTGGAGTGCCTGTCATGTG gctgccCCAGGCCCTGTGCAGACACACCAGGCCCTCAGCCCCAGCCCATGGACCTGCGGGTGGGCCAGCGGCCCCCAGTGGAGCCCCCACCAGAGCCCACATTGCTGGCCCTGCAGCGTCCCCAGCGCCTGCACCACCACCTCTTCCTAGCAGGCCTGCAGCAGCAGCGCTCGGTGGAGCCCATGAGG CTCTCCATGGACACACCGATGCCCGAGTTGCAGGTGGGACCCCAGGAACAAGAGTTGCGGCAGCTTCTCCACAAGGACAAGAGCAAGCGAA GTGCTGTAGCCAGCAGCGTGGTCAAGCAGAAGCTGGCAGAGGTGATTCTGAAAAAACAGCAGGCAGCCCTAGAGAGAACAGTCCATTCCAACAGCCCCGGCATTCCCTACAG AACCCTGGAGCCCCTGGAGACGGAAGGAGCCGCCCGCTCCATGCTCAGCAGCTTTTTGCCTCCTGTTCCCAGCCTGCCCAGTGACCCCCCAGAGCACTTCCCTCTGCGCAAGACAG TCTCTGAGCCCAACCTGAAGCTGCGCTATAAGCCCAAGAAGTCCCTGGAGCGGAGGAAGAATCCACTGCTCCGAAAGGAAAGTGCGCCCCCCAGCCTCCGGCGGCGGCCTGCAGAGACCCTCGGAG ACTCCTCCCCAAGTAGTAGCAGCACGCCTGCGTCAGGGTGCAGCTCCCCCAATGACAGCGAGCACGGCCCCAATCCCATCCTGGGCTCGGAG GCTGACAGTGACCGCAGGACCCATCCGACTCTGGGCCCTCGGGGGCCGATCCTGGGGAGCCCCCACACTCCCCTCTTCCTGCCCCATGGCCTGGAGCCCGAGGCTGGGGGCACTTTGCCCTCTCGCCTGCAGCCCATTCTCCTCCTGGACCCCTCAGGCTCTCATGCCCCGCTGCTGACTG GTCTCCACTGGCCACTGAGCCGGACTCGCTCAGAGCCCCTGCCCCCCAGTGCCACCGCTCCCCCACCGCCGGGCCCCATGCAGCCCCGCCTGGAGCAACTCAAAACTCACGTCCAGGTGATCAAG aggtcAGCCAAACCGAGTGAGAAGCCCCGGCTGCGGCAGATACCTTCGGCTGAAGACCTGGAGACAGATGGTGGGGGACCGGGCCAGGTGGTAGATGATGGCCTGGAACACAGGGAGCTGAGCCATGGGCAGCCTGAGGCCAGAGGCCCTGCTCCTCTCCAGCAGCACCCCCAG GTGTTGCTCTGGGAACAGCAGCGACTGGCTGGGCGGCTCCCCCGGGGCAGCACCGGGGACACTGTGCTGCTTCCTCTGGCTCAGGGTGGGCACCGGCCTCTGTCCCGGGCTCAGTCTTCCCCAGCCGCACCTGCCTCACTGTCAGCCCCAGAACCTGCCAGCCAGGCGCGAGTCCTCTCCAGCTCAGAGACCCCTGCCAGGACCCTGCCCTTCACCACAG GGCTGATCTATGACTCGGTCATGCTGAAGCACCAGTGCTCCTGTGGTGACAACAGCAGGCACCCAGAGCACGCCGGCCGCATCCAGAGCATCTGGTCCCGGCTGCAGGAGCGGGGTCTCCGGAGCCAGTGTGAG TGTCTCCGAGGCCGGAAGGCCTCCCTGGAGGAGCTGCAGTCGGTCCACTCTGAGCGGCACGTGCTCCTCTATGGCACCAACCCGCTCAGCCGCCTCAAACTGGACAACGGGAAGCTGGCAG GGCTCCTGGCACAGCGGATGTTTGTGATGCTGCCCTGTGGTGGGGTTGGG GTGGACACTGACACCATCTGGAATGAGCTGCATTCCTCCAATGCAGCCCGCTGGGCCGCTGGCAGTGTCACTGACCTCGCCTTCAAAGTGGCTTCTCGTGAGCTGAAG AATGGTTTCGCTGTGGTGCGGCCCCCAGGACACCATGCAGATCATTCAACAGCCAT GGGCTTCTGCTTCTTCAACTCAGTGGCCATCGCCTGCCGGCAGCTGCAACAGCAGAGCAAGGCTAGCAAGATCCTCATTGTAGACTGG GACGTGCACCATGGCAACGGCACCCAGCAAACCTTCTACCAAGACCCCAGTGTGCTCTACATCTCCCTGCATCGCCATGACGATGGCAACTTCTTCCCGGGGAGTGGGGCTGTGGATGAG GTAGGGGCTGGCAGCGGTGAGGGCTTCAATGTCAATGTGGCCTGGACTGGAGGTCTGGATCCCCCCATGGGGGATCCTGAGTACCTGGCTGCTTTCAG GACAGTCGTGATGCCCATTGCCCGAGAGTTCTCTCCAGACCTAGTCCTGGTGTCTGCTGGATTTGATGCTGCTGAGGGTCACCCGGCCCCACTGGGTGGCTACCATGTTTCTGCCAAAT GTTTTGGGTACATGACGCAGCAACTGATGAACCTGGCAGGAGGTGCAGTGGTGCTGGCCTTGGAGGGTGGCCATGACCTCACAGCCATCTGTGACGCCTCTGAGGCCTGTGTGGCTGCTCTTCTGGGTAACAAG GTGGATCCCCTTTCAGAAGAAGGCTGGAAACAGAAACCCAACCTCAATGCCATCCGCTCTCTGGAGGCTGTGATCCGGGTGCACA GTAAATACTGGGGCTGCATGCAGCGCCTGGCCTCCTGTCCAGACTCCTGGGTGCCTAGAGTGCCAGGGGCTGACAAAGAAGAAGTGGAGGCA
- the HDAC7 gene encoding histone deacetylase 7 isoform X7 — protein MHSPGADGTQVSPGAHYRSPTGTGYFPRHFRRDTDLFIDSMFVECLSCGCPRPCADTPGPQPQPMDLRVGQRPPVEPPPEPTLLALQRPQRLHHHLFLAGLQQQRSVEPMRLSMDTPMPELQVGPQEQELRQLLHKDKSKRSAVASSVVKQKLAEVILKKQQAALERTVHSNSPGIPYRTLEPLETEGAARSMLSSFLPPVPSLPSDPPEHFPLRKTVSEPNLKLRYKPKKSLERRKNPLLRKESAPPSLRRRPAETLGDSSPSSSSTPASGCSSPNDSEHGPNPILGSEALLGQRLRLQETSLAPFALPTVSLLPAITLGLPAPARADSDRRTHPTLGPRGPILGSPHTPLFLPHGLEPEAGGTLPSRLQPILLLDPSGSHAPLLTVPGLGPLPFHFAQSLMTTERLSGSGLHWPLSRTRSEPLPPSATAPPPPGPMQPRLEQLKTHVQVIKRSAKPSEKPRLRQIPSAEDLETDGGGPGQVVDDGLEHRELSHGQPEARGPAPLQQHPQVLLWEQQRLAGRLPRGSTGDTVLLPLAQGGHRPLSRAQSSPAAPASLSAPEPASQARVLSSSETPARTLPFTTGLIYDSVMLKHQCSCGDNSRHPEHAGRIQSIWSRLQERGLRSQCECLRGRKASLEELQSVHSERHVLLYGTNPLSRLKLDNGKLAGLLAQRMFVMLPCGGVGVDTDTIWNELHSSNAARWAAGSVTDLAFKVASRELKNGFAVVRPPGHHADHSTAMGFCFFNSVAIACRQLQQQSKASKILIVDWDVHHGNGTQQTFYQDPSVLYISLHRHDDGNFFPGSGAVDEVGAGSGEGFNVNVAWTGGLDPPMGDPEYLAAFRTVVMPIAREFSPDLVLVSAGFDAAEGHPAPLGGYHVSAKCFGYMTQQLMNLAGGAVVLALEGGHDLTAICDASEACVAALLGNKVDPLSEEGWKQKPNLNAIRSLEAVIRVHSKYWGCMQRLASCPDSWVPRVPGADKEEVEAVTALASLSVGILAEDRPSEQLVEEEEPMNL, from the exons ATGGGACCCAGGTGAGCCCGGGTGCCCACTATCGCAGCCCCACTGGCACAG GGTACTTTCCTCGACATTTTAGGAGAGACACCGATTTATTCATTGATTCTATGTTTGTGGAGTGCCTGTCATGTG gctgccCCAGGCCCTGTGCAGACACACCAGGCCCTCAGCCCCAGCCCATGGACCTGCGGGTGGGCCAGCGGCCCCCAGTGGAGCCCCCACCAGAGCCCACATTGCTGGCCCTGCAGCGTCCCCAGCGCCTGCACCACCACCTCTTCCTAGCAGGCCTGCAGCAGCAGCGCTCGGTGGAGCCCATGAGG CTCTCCATGGACACACCGATGCCCGAGTTGCAGGTGGGACCCCAGGAACAAGAGTTGCGGCAGCTTCTCCACAAGGACAAGAGCAAGCGAA GTGCTGTAGCCAGCAGCGTGGTCAAGCAGAAGCTGGCAGAGGTGATTCTGAAAAAACAGCAGGCAGCCCTAGAGAGAACAGTCCATTCCAACAGCCCCGGCATTCCCTACAG AACCCTGGAGCCCCTGGAGACGGAAGGAGCCGCCCGCTCCATGCTCAGCAGCTTTTTGCCTCCTGTTCCCAGCCTGCCCAGTGACCCCCCAGAGCACTTCCCTCTGCGCAAGACAG TCTCTGAGCCCAACCTGAAGCTGCGCTATAAGCCCAAGAAGTCCCTGGAGCGGAGGAAGAATCCACTGCTCCGAAAGGAAAGTGCGCCCCCCAGCCTCCGGCGGCGGCCTGCAGAGACCCTCGGAG ACTCCTCCCCAAGTAGTAGCAGCACGCCTGCGTCAGGGTGCAGCTCCCCCAATGACAGCGAGCACGGCCCCAATCCCATCCTGGGCTCGGAG GCGCTCTTGGGCCAGCGGCTGCGGCTGCAGGAGACTTCTCTGGCCCCGTTCGCCTTGCCGACAGTGTCCTTGCTGCCCGCAATCACGCTGGGGCTGCCCGCCCCTGCCAGG GCTGACAGTGACCGCAGGACCCATCCGACTCTGGGCCCTCGGGGGCCGATCCTGGGGAGCCCCCACACTCCCCTCTTCCTGCCCCATGGCCTGGAGCCCGAGGCTGGGGGCACTTTGCCCTCTCGCCTGCAGCCCATTCTCCTCCTGGACCCCTCAGGCTCTCATGCCCCGCTGCTGACTG TGCCCGGGCTTGGGCCCTTGCCCTTCCACTTTGCCCAGTCCTTAATGACCACCGAGCGGCTCTCCGGGTCAGGTCTCCACTGGCCACTGAGCCGGACTCGCTCAGAGCCCCTGCCCCCCAGTGCCACCGCTCCCCCACCGCCGGGCCCCATGCAGCCCCGCCTGGAGCAACTCAAAACTCACGTCCAGGTGATCAAG aggtcAGCCAAACCGAGTGAGAAGCCCCGGCTGCGGCAGATACCTTCGGCTGAAGACCTGGAGACAGATGGTGGGGGACCGGGCCAGGTGGTAGATGATGGCCTGGAACACAGGGAGCTGAGCCATGGGCAGCCTGAGGCCAGAGGCCCTGCTCCTCTCCAGCAGCACCCCCAG GTGTTGCTCTGGGAACAGCAGCGACTGGCTGGGCGGCTCCCCCGGGGCAGCACCGGGGACACTGTGCTGCTTCCTCTGGCTCAGGGTGGGCACCGGCCTCTGTCCCGGGCTCAGTCTTCCCCAGCCGCACCTGCCTCACTGTCAGCCCCAGAACCTGCCAGCCAGGCGCGAGTCCTCTCCAGCTCAGAGACCCCTGCCAGGACCCTGCCCTTCACCACAG GGCTGATCTATGACTCGGTCATGCTGAAGCACCAGTGCTCCTGTGGTGACAACAGCAGGCACCCAGAGCACGCCGGCCGCATCCAGAGCATCTGGTCCCGGCTGCAGGAGCGGGGTCTCCGGAGCCAGTGTGAG TGTCTCCGAGGCCGGAAGGCCTCCCTGGAGGAGCTGCAGTCGGTCCACTCTGAGCGGCACGTGCTCCTCTATGGCACCAACCCGCTCAGCCGCCTCAAACTGGACAACGGGAAGCTGGCAG GGCTCCTGGCACAGCGGATGTTTGTGATGCTGCCCTGTGGTGGGGTTGGG GTGGACACTGACACCATCTGGAATGAGCTGCATTCCTCCAATGCAGCCCGCTGGGCCGCTGGCAGTGTCACTGACCTCGCCTTCAAAGTGGCTTCTCGTGAGCTGAAG AATGGTTTCGCTGTGGTGCGGCCCCCAGGACACCATGCAGATCATTCAACAGCCAT GGGCTTCTGCTTCTTCAACTCAGTGGCCATCGCCTGCCGGCAGCTGCAACAGCAGAGCAAGGCTAGCAAGATCCTCATTGTAGACTGG GACGTGCACCATGGCAACGGCACCCAGCAAACCTTCTACCAAGACCCCAGTGTGCTCTACATCTCCCTGCATCGCCATGACGATGGCAACTTCTTCCCGGGGAGTGGGGCTGTGGATGAG GTAGGGGCTGGCAGCGGTGAGGGCTTCAATGTCAATGTGGCCTGGACTGGAGGTCTGGATCCCCCCATGGGGGATCCTGAGTACCTGGCTGCTTTCAG GACAGTCGTGATGCCCATTGCCCGAGAGTTCTCTCCAGACCTAGTCCTGGTGTCTGCTGGATTTGATGCTGCTGAGGGTCACCCGGCCCCACTGGGTGGCTACCATGTTTCTGCCAAAT GTTTTGGGTACATGACGCAGCAACTGATGAACCTGGCAGGAGGTGCAGTGGTGCTGGCCTTGGAGGGTGGCCATGACCTCACAGCCATCTGTGACGCCTCTGAGGCCTGTGTGGCTGCTCTTCTGGGTAACAAG GTGGATCCCCTTTCAGAAGAAGGCTGGAAACAGAAACCCAACCTCAATGCCATCCGCTCTCTGGAGGCTGTGATCCGGGTGCACA GTAAATACTGGGGCTGCATGCAGCGCCTGGCCTCCTGTCCAGACTCCTGGGTGCCTAGAGTGCCAGGGGCTGACAAAGAAGAAGTGGAGGCA
- the HDAC7 gene encoding histone deacetylase 7 isoform X13: MHSPGADGTQVSPGAHYRSPTGTGYFPRHFRRDTDLFIDSMFVECLSCGCPRPCADTPGPQPQPMDLRVGQRPPVEPPPEPTLLALQRPQRLHHHLFLAGLQQQRSVEPMRLSMDTPMPELQVGPQEQELRQLLHKDKSKRSAVASSVVKQKLAEVILKKQQAALERTVHSNSPGIPYRTLEPLETEGAARSMLSSFLPPVPSLPSDPPEHFPLRKTVSEPNLKLRYKPKKSLERRKNPLLRKESAPPSLRRRPAETLGDSSPSSSSTPASGCSSPNDSEHGPNPILGSEALLGQRLRLQETSLAPFALPTVSLLPAITLGLPAPARADSDRRTHPTLGPRGPILGSPHTPLFLPHGLEPEAGGTLPSRLQPILLLDPSGSHAPLLTGLHWPLSRTRSEPLPPSATAPPPPGPMQPRLEQLKTHVQVIKRSAKPSEKPRLRQIPSAEDLETDGGGPGQVVDDGLEHRELSHGQPEARGPAPLQQHPQVLLWEQQRLAGRLPRGSTGDTVLLPLAQGGHRPLSRAQSSPAAPASLSAPEPASQARVLSSSETPARTLPFTTGLIYDSVMLKHQCSCGDNSRHPEHAGRIQSIWSRLQERGLRSQCECLRGRKASLEELQSVHSERHVLLYGTNPLSRLKLDNGKLAGLLAQRMFVMLPCGGVGVDTDTIWNELHSSNAARWAAGSVTDLAFKVASRELKNGFAVVRPPGHHADHSTAMGFCFFNSVAIACRQLQQQSKASKILIVDWDVHHGNGTQQTFYQDPSVLYISLHRHDDGNFFPGSGAVDEVGAGSGEGFNVNVAWTGGLDPPMGDPEYLAAFRTVVMPIAREFSPDLVLVSAGFDAAEGHPAPLGGYHVSAKCFGYMTQQLMNLAGGAVVLALEGGHDLTAICDASEACVAALLGNKVDPLSEEGWKQKPNLNAIRSLEAVIRVHSKYWGCMQRLASCPDSWVPRVPGADKEEVEAVTALASLSVGILAEDRPSEQLVEEEEPMNL; the protein is encoded by the exons ATGGGACCCAGGTGAGCCCGGGTGCCCACTATCGCAGCCCCACTGGCACAG GGTACTTTCCTCGACATTTTAGGAGAGACACCGATTTATTCATTGATTCTATGTTTGTGGAGTGCCTGTCATGTG gctgccCCAGGCCCTGTGCAGACACACCAGGCCCTCAGCCCCAGCCCATGGACCTGCGGGTGGGCCAGCGGCCCCCAGTGGAGCCCCCACCAGAGCCCACATTGCTGGCCCTGCAGCGTCCCCAGCGCCTGCACCACCACCTCTTCCTAGCAGGCCTGCAGCAGCAGCGCTCGGTGGAGCCCATGAGG CTCTCCATGGACACACCGATGCCCGAGTTGCAGGTGGGACCCCAGGAACAAGAGTTGCGGCAGCTTCTCCACAAGGACAAGAGCAAGCGAA GTGCTGTAGCCAGCAGCGTGGTCAAGCAGAAGCTGGCAGAGGTGATTCTGAAAAAACAGCAGGCAGCCCTAGAGAGAACAGTCCATTCCAACAGCCCCGGCATTCCCTACAG AACCCTGGAGCCCCTGGAGACGGAAGGAGCCGCCCGCTCCATGCTCAGCAGCTTTTTGCCTCCTGTTCCCAGCCTGCCCAGTGACCCCCCAGAGCACTTCCCTCTGCGCAAGACAG TCTCTGAGCCCAACCTGAAGCTGCGCTATAAGCCCAAGAAGTCCCTGGAGCGGAGGAAGAATCCACTGCTCCGAAAGGAAAGTGCGCCCCCCAGCCTCCGGCGGCGGCCTGCAGAGACCCTCGGAG ACTCCTCCCCAAGTAGTAGCAGCACGCCTGCGTCAGGGTGCAGCTCCCCCAATGACAGCGAGCACGGCCCCAATCCCATCCTGGGCTCGGAG GCGCTCTTGGGCCAGCGGCTGCGGCTGCAGGAGACTTCTCTGGCCCCGTTCGCCTTGCCGACAGTGTCCTTGCTGCCCGCAATCACGCTGGGGCTGCCCGCCCCTGCCAGG GCTGACAGTGACCGCAGGACCCATCCGACTCTGGGCCCTCGGGGGCCGATCCTGGGGAGCCCCCACACTCCCCTCTTCCTGCCCCATGGCCTGGAGCCCGAGGCTGGGGGCACTTTGCCCTCTCGCCTGCAGCCCATTCTCCTCCTGGACCCCTCAGGCTCTCATGCCCCGCTGCTGACTG GTCTCCACTGGCCACTGAGCCGGACTCGCTCAGAGCCCCTGCCCCCCAGTGCCACCGCTCCCCCACCGCCGGGCCCCATGCAGCCCCGCCTGGAGCAACTCAAAACTCACGTCCAGGTGATCAAG aggtcAGCCAAACCGAGTGAGAAGCCCCGGCTGCGGCAGATACCTTCGGCTGAAGACCTGGAGACAGATGGTGGGGGACCGGGCCAGGTGGTAGATGATGGCCTGGAACACAGGGAGCTGAGCCATGGGCAGCCTGAGGCCAGAGGCCCTGCTCCTCTCCAGCAGCACCCCCAG GTGTTGCTCTGGGAACAGCAGCGACTGGCTGGGCGGCTCCCCCGGGGCAGCACCGGGGACACTGTGCTGCTTCCTCTGGCTCAGGGTGGGCACCGGCCTCTGTCCCGGGCTCAGTCTTCCCCAGCCGCACCTGCCTCACTGTCAGCCCCAGAACCTGCCAGCCAGGCGCGAGTCCTCTCCAGCTCAGAGACCCCTGCCAGGACCCTGCCCTTCACCACAG GGCTGATCTATGACTCGGTCATGCTGAAGCACCAGTGCTCCTGTGGTGACAACAGCAGGCACCCAGAGCACGCCGGCCGCATCCAGAGCATCTGGTCCCGGCTGCAGGAGCGGGGTCTCCGGAGCCAGTGTGAG TGTCTCCGAGGCCGGAAGGCCTCCCTGGAGGAGCTGCAGTCGGTCCACTCTGAGCGGCACGTGCTCCTCTATGGCACCAACCCGCTCAGCCGCCTCAAACTGGACAACGGGAAGCTGGCAG GGCTCCTGGCACAGCGGATGTTTGTGATGCTGCCCTGTGGTGGGGTTGGG GTGGACACTGACACCATCTGGAATGAGCTGCATTCCTCCAATGCAGCCCGCTGGGCCGCTGGCAGTGTCACTGACCTCGCCTTCAAAGTGGCTTCTCGTGAGCTGAAG AATGGTTTCGCTGTGGTGCGGCCCCCAGGACACCATGCAGATCATTCAACAGCCAT GGGCTTCTGCTTCTTCAACTCAGTGGCCATCGCCTGCCGGCAGCTGCAACAGCAGAGCAAGGCTAGCAAGATCCTCATTGTAGACTGG GACGTGCACCATGGCAACGGCACCCAGCAAACCTTCTACCAAGACCCCAGTGTGCTCTACATCTCCCTGCATCGCCATGACGATGGCAACTTCTTCCCGGGGAGTGGGGCTGTGGATGAG GTAGGGGCTGGCAGCGGTGAGGGCTTCAATGTCAATGTGGCCTGGACTGGAGGTCTGGATCCCCCCATGGGGGATCCTGAGTACCTGGCTGCTTTCAG GACAGTCGTGATGCCCATTGCCCGAGAGTTCTCTCCAGACCTAGTCCTGGTGTCTGCTGGATTTGATGCTGCTGAGGGTCACCCGGCCCCACTGGGTGGCTACCATGTTTCTGCCAAAT GTTTTGGGTACATGACGCAGCAACTGATGAACCTGGCAGGAGGTGCAGTGGTGCTGGCCTTGGAGGGTGGCCATGACCTCACAGCCATCTGTGACGCCTCTGAGGCCTGTGTGGCTGCTCTTCTGGGTAACAAG GTGGATCCCCTTTCAGAAGAAGGCTGGAAACAGAAACCCAACCTCAATGCCATCCGCTCTCTGGAGGCTGTGATCCGGGTGCACA GTAAATACTGGGGCTGCATGCAGCGCCTGGCCTCCTGTCCAGACTCCTGGGTGCCTAGAGTGCCAGGGGCTGACAAAGAAGAAGTGGAGGCA